In Rhizobium sp. N324, a single genomic region encodes these proteins:
- the tsaB gene encoding tRNA (adenosine(37)-N6)-threonylcarbamoyltransferase complex dimerization subunit type 1 TsaB, giving the protein MIVLALDTAGVDCAAAVYDSGRNTMLGEASDMIGKGHAEHLIGIVDRALEQADMTLSDIDRIAVTIGPGSFTGIRVGVAAARGFALSLNVPAVGVTTLEVMASAQREKTPHRAVLAAMDAKRDEIYLQSFSSDGSPLDAPRALSIAQAQAFAESFDGEITGSATPLLKADAGSDHTNSFPISIVARLGAAASPDAGKPKPLYLRGPDAKPQAGYAIARRV; this is encoded by the coding sequence ATGATTGTTCTGGCGCTCGACACGGCAGGTGTAGACTGCGCTGCCGCCGTTTACGACAGCGGCAGGAATACGATGCTGGGGGAGGCATCGGACATGATCGGCAAGGGGCATGCTGAACATCTGATCGGTATCGTCGATCGCGCACTGGAACAGGCCGATATGACGCTATCCGATATCGACCGGATTGCCGTCACCATCGGTCCCGGCTCGTTCACCGGCATCCGCGTCGGGGTTGCCGCCGCTCGCGGTTTTGCGCTTTCGCTCAATGTGCCCGCCGTCGGCGTCACCACGCTCGAGGTCATGGCCTCAGCCCAGCGCGAGAAGACGCCTCATCGCGCCGTGCTGGCAGCGATGGACGCCAAGCGGGACGAAATCTACCTCCAGTCCTTTTCATCAGACGGTTCTCCCCTTGACGCGCCACGGGCGCTAAGCATTGCGCAAGCGCAAGCTTTTGCTGAAAGCTTCGACGGGGAGATCACCGGTTCGGCGACGCCGCTCTTGAAGGCCGACGCCGGCAGCGATCATACCAACAGTTTCCCGATCTCTATCGTGGCGCGCCTCGGTGCTGCCGCCTCCCCCGATGCCGGAAAGCCGAAGCCCCTTTATCTGCGCGGACCCGATGCCAAGCCGCAGGCCGGGTATGCGATTGCCCGACGAGTATGA
- a CDS encoding NifU family protein, with protein MFIQTEATPNPATQKFLPGKVVMENGTAEFRSAAEAEASPLAARLFEIPGVTGVYFGYDFISVSKDDAEWQHLKPAILGSIMEHFMSGKPVMGDASILSEDVDAGDEFFDEGDESIVLTIKELLETRVRPAVAQDGGDITFRGFKDGKVYLNMKGSCAGCPSSTATLKHGVQNLLRHFVPEVQEVIAA; from the coding sequence ATGTTCATTCAGACCGAAGCCACGCCGAATCCCGCCACGCAGAAGTTCCTGCCGGGCAAGGTGGTGATGGAAAACGGCACGGCCGAATTCCGCAGCGCTGCGGAAGCCGAAGCTTCGCCGCTTGCTGCCCGCCTGTTCGAAATCCCGGGCGTGACCGGCGTCTATTTCGGCTATGATTTCATTTCCGTCTCCAAGGACGATGCCGAATGGCAGCATCTTAAGCCGGCTATTTTAGGCTCGATCATGGAGCACTTCATGTCCGGCAAGCCGGTCATGGGTGATGCCTCGATCCTTTCCGAGGACGTCGATGCCGGCGACGAGTTCTTTGACGAAGGCGACGAATCGATCGTGCTGACCATCAAGGAGCTGCTGGAGACCCGCGTGCGGCCGGCCGTTGCCCAGGACGGCGGCGACATCACCTTCCGCGGCTTCAAGGACGGCAAGGTCTATCTGAACATGAAGGGTTCCTGCGCCGGTTGCCCCTCTTCGACGGCGACGTTGAAGCATGGCGTCCAGAACCTGCTGCGCCATTTCGTCCCGGAAGTGCAGGAAGTGATCGCCGCTTAA
- a CDS encoding universal stress protein, producing MVSKRLSRLEGHRRKFMAVIDGTPECQRAVHYAGRRAKNSNGGLVLLYVIPDGDFQQWLGVEAIMRAEAREEAEAVVAKIAQIVRETIGIEPEIVIREGGAAEQINAVIEDDRDVAILVLAAGSAKEGPGPLVSSIAGRAAAFPIPVTVLPDTLTNEEIDALC from the coding sequence ATGGTATCGAAGCGACTCTCACGGCTCGAAGGTCATCGCCGCAAATTCATGGCGGTAATCGACGGGACACCCGAATGCCAGCGCGCCGTTCATTATGCCGGCCGGCGCGCGAAGAATTCCAATGGCGGGCTGGTGCTGCTCTACGTCATCCCCGACGGGGATTTCCAGCAATGGCTGGGCGTCGAGGCGATCATGCGGGCCGAGGCGCGCGAGGAGGCCGAGGCGGTGGTGGCCAAGATCGCCCAGATCGTGCGCGAGACCATCGGCATCGAGCCGGAGATCGTCATCCGCGAAGGCGGTGCGGCCGAACAGATCAACGCGGTGATCGAGGACGACCGCGATGTCGCGATCCTCGTTCTGGCCGCCGGTTCGGCGAAGGAAGGTCCGGGACCGCTGGTTTCGTCGATTGCCGGCCGCGCGGCGGCGTTTCCGATCCCGGTCACGGTGCTGCCGGATACGCTGACCAATGAGGAAATCGACGCCCTCTGCTGA